The proteins below are encoded in one region of Thermodesulfobacteriota bacterium:
- the modC gene encoding molybdenum ABC transporter ATP-binding protein, with product MALEAQVTKRFPGFELRADLRVTSRCCGVFGPSGSGKSTLMHLVAGLLAPDAGRIVLSGQVLFDAGRRINQPPEARRIGVVFQHAHLFPHLDVRGNLFYGWKRTPPLERRIDPDALIAALDLGHLLARRVSGLSGGERQRVALARTMLACPRLVLMDEPLTGLDDQRKYQIIPYLKRVLGEFDMPFMLISHSLQEMRLLTEEVLLFEHGQVAASLPVEELARRQLGANSRGYVNLLTLKDPQPQGDLWRYRWGGVDLIATEKGDGAGSLFELGAKDITLFKCDPEATSARNRLACRVGGLFGDGNRIGVELACAGGSLVSQIVPEAVPQLAIRPGAEVTAVIKASALRRLY from the coding sequence ATGGCCCTGGAGGCCCAGGTCACAAAAAGATTCCCTGGCTTCGAGCTGCGGGCCGATCTGCGCGTCACCTCGCGCTGCTGCGGCGTGTTCGGCCCCTCCGGCAGCGGCAAATCGACCCTGATGCACCTCGTGGCCGGCCTGCTCGCTCCGGACGCCGGCCGGATCGTCCTGTCCGGCCAGGTCCTCTTCGATGCCGGCCGCAGGATCAACCAGCCACCGGAGGCGCGCCGGATCGGCGTGGTCTTCCAGCATGCCCACCTTTTTCCCCATCTCGATGTGCGGGGCAACCTGTTCTACGGCTGGAAACGGACCCCGCCGTTGGAGCGGCGGATCGATCCGGACGCCCTGATCGCGGCGCTGGACCTGGGCCATCTCCTGGCCCGCCGGGTATCCGGCCTGTCCGGCGGCGAGCGCCAGCGGGTGGCGCTGGCCCGTACCATGCTGGCCTGCCCCCGCCTGGTCCTGATGGATGAGCCCCTGACCGGCCTGGATGACCAGCGGAAATACCAGATCATTCCCTACCTGAAGAGGGTGCTCGGCGAGTTCGATATGCCGTTCATGCTCATCAGCCATTCGTTGCAGGAGATGCGCCTGCTCACCGAGGAGGTGCTGCTCTTCGAGCACGGCCAGGTGGCGGCGTCCCTGCCGGTGGAGGAGCTGGCCCGCCGCCAACTGGGGGCCAACAGCCGCGGCTACGTCAACCTGCTCACCCTGAAGGATCCGCAGCCTCAGGGGGACCTGTGGCGCTATCGCTGGGGCGGGGTGGATCTCATCGCCACCGAGAAGGGCGATGGCGCGGGCAGCCTTTTCGAGCTGGGGGCAAAAGACATCACCCTCTTCAAGTGCGACCCCGAAGCCACCAGTGCCCGCAATCGCCTCGCCTGCCGGGTTGGCGGTCTGTTCGGGGACGGCAACCGGATCGGCGTCGAGCTGGCCTGCGCCGGCGGCAGTCTGGTTTCCCAGATCGTGCCGGAGGCAGTGCCGCAACTGGCGATCCGCCCCGGGGCGGAGGTGACGGCGGTCATCAAGGCCTCGGCCCTGCGCCGGCTGTACTGA
- a CDS encoding DUF6443 domain-containing protein — protein MDSCQYFDGLGRPTLAVRIGTEAGDTETKYITTRLRYDSMGRQYRVEGPYAARYQNGLLIPLTNSYPRVITYFDFRGRPTTVSRTDNSGGTGFRWLTTTFTYEGLSTTVEDADLRKNGRGGGGSGQRREELAHQRAFPQACGGPSRGEFFFGRRGGAERSGCWRRASVSRRIPGAGADPRWAWRRRRGELRRVDRRAAGAIPGRWVLGKHQGRNLAGSWATWSPAARSQAR, from the coding sequence GTGGACAGCTGCCAGTACTTCGACGGTCTGGGCCGGCCGACCCTGGCGGTGCGGATCGGCACCGAGGCCGGCGACACCGAGACGAAATACATCACCACCCGCCTGCGCTACGACAGCATGGGCCGCCAGTACCGGGTGGAGGGGCCGTACGCCGCCAGGTACCAGAACGGGCTGCTCATCCCCCTCACCAACTCCTACCCGCGAGTCATCACCTACTTTGACTTCCGCGGCCGGCCGACCACGGTCAGCCGGACAGACAACTCCGGCGGCACCGGCTTCCGGTGGCTGACCACCACCTTCACCTACGAGGGCCTCAGCACCACCGTCGAGGATGCCGATCTCCGGAAGAATGGTCGAGGTGGTGGAGGATCCGGGCAGCGGCGAGAAGAACTCGCTCACCAGCGTGCCTTTCCGCAAGCCTGTGGCGGCCCCTCCCGCGGCGAATTTTTTTTCGGGCGGCGGGGGGGGGCAGAACGTAGCGGGTGCTGGCGGCGGGCGAGCGTGAGCAGGCGGATTCCCGGTGCTGGGGCGGATCCGAGGTGGGCGTGGCGGCGCAGGCGGGGTGAGCTCCGGCGAGTCGACCGACGGGCGGCAGGGGCTATCCCGGGTCGGTGGGTCCTTGGGAAGCACCAGGGCAGGAACTTGGCCGGGTCCTGGGCCACGTGGTCGCCGGCGGCCAGAAGCCAGGCGAGGTAA
- a CDS encoding Rpn family recombination-promoting nuclease/putative transposase produces the protein MSEVANPHDRFVKEVLGQPATARDFLANYLPAEVIACLDLASLEVVKDTFVDPHLAEHLSDLLYQVNLVDGRPGYLYILFEHRSHVVGCPPLDVLRYAVQIWSRHRAIHGTDRLPPVIPILLYHGRPVWSHPLDLGGLFDLPEPLSPYRPSFRYELIDLARWPDEAIRGEVLLRSFLLITKHIFADDLNERLPGVLALMRDLARSRTGLQYVETLLRYVAAAAPQVEEDAFRAAIDTTLASGDLAMPTLAERWEQRGLERGLQQGLQQGLQQGMQQGIQQGIQQGMQQGMTRALRRSVVEVLEARFETVPDSLVTSLEEVQTEMALQALLKRAVTIPSLDAFRDLVRRTLRD, from the coding sequence ATGAGCGAGGTCGCCAACCCCCACGATCGCTTCGTGAAGGAGGTCCTGGGCCAGCCAGCCACGGCCAGGGACTTCCTGGCCAACTACCTGCCAGCCGAGGTCATCGCCTGCCTGGACCTGGCCAGCCTGGAGGTGGTCAAAGACACCTTCGTCGATCCCCACCTGGCCGAGCACCTGTCCGACCTCCTCTACCAGGTCAACCTGGTGGATGGCCGGCCAGGCTACCTCTACATCCTCTTCGAGCACCGCAGCCACGTCGTCGGCTGCCCGCCCCTCGATGTCCTGCGCTACGCGGTCCAGATCTGGAGCCGGCACCGGGCGATCCACGGCACGGACCGGCTGCCGCCGGTGATCCCCATCCTCTTGTACCACGGCCGCCCGGTCTGGTCCCATCCCCTGGACCTCGGGGGCCTCTTTGACCTGCCAGAGCCGCTTTCCCCCTATCGTCCCTCCTTCCGCTACGAGCTGATCGACCTGGCCCGCTGGCCCGACGAGGCCATCCGGGGCGAGGTGCTGCTCCGCAGCTTTCTTCTCATCACCAAGCACATCTTCGCCGACGACCTGAACGAGCGCCTGCCAGGGGTTCTCGCCCTCATGCGGGATCTCGCCCGCTCCCGGACCGGCCTCCAGTATGTCGAAACCCTTCTCCGCTACGTGGCCGCAGCAGCGCCCCAGGTGGAGGAGGACGCCTTTCGCGCCGCCATCGACACCACTCTCGCCTCAGGAGATCTTGCCATGCCGACACTTGCCGAACGTTGGGAACAGCGGGGCCTGGAGCGCGGCCTCCAACAAGGGCTGCAGCAGGGGCTGCAGCAAGGAATGCAGCAAGGAATACAGCAAGGAATACAACAGGGAATGCAGCAGGGGATGACCAGGGCGCTGCGCCGGAGCGTCGTCGAGGTTCTGGAGGCCAGGTTCGAGACCGTGCCGGATTCCCTGGTCACCAGCCTGGAGGAGGTGCAAACCGAGATGGCCCTGCAGGCGCTCCTCAAGCGCGCCGTCACCATCCCCTCCCTGGACGCCTTCCGCGATCTCGTGCGCCGCACCCTGCGCGACTGA